The genomic region GTCGGACAAGGAGATCGCCGCCATCCTGTCCCACGAGCGGGCCCACCTGCGGGCCCGCCACGACCTCGTCCTCGAGATGTTCACCGCAGTGCACGCCGCGTTCCCGAGGTTCGTGCGCAGCGGCAGCGCATTGGACGCCGTCCGCACGCTGATCGAGATGCTCGCCGACGACGCCGCGGTGCGCACCGCCGGTCCCACCCCGCTGGCACGGGCGCTCGTCGCCTGCGCGGCGGGACCCGCACCGTCGGGGGCGCTGGCCGCGGGTGGGCCGACCACGGTGTTGCGCGTACGCCGTCTGGGCGGTCAGGGCAACAGCCTGCTGCTCGCTGCGGGCGCCTACCTCTGCGCCGCCGCGGTTCTGGTGCTGCCGACCGTCGCGGTGGTGGTGCCGTGGCTGACGGAACTCCACCGGCTCTTCATCGCATAGGGAACACTCAGCGCCGACGCGCGATCTATCCACAACCAAACAACGAAAGGCTGCCCGTATGACCTCGTCCGACGCCTCCGCTTCCGCCACCGCTCAGATCGGCGTCACGGGGCTGGCCGTGATGGGGTCGAACATCGCCCGCAATTTCGCCAGGCACGGGTACACCGTCGCCCTGCACAACCGGTCCATCGCCAAGACCGATGCACTGCTCGAGCAGCACGGTTCGGACGGCGAATTCGTTCGCACCGAGACGATCGCGCAGTTCCTCGACGCCCTGGAGAGACCCCGGCGGGTGCTCATCATGGTCAAGGCCGGAGATCCCACCGATGCGGTGATCAACGAGCTCGCCGACGCGATGGAGGAAGGCGACATCATCATCGACGGCGGCAACGCCCTCTACACCGACACCATCCGCCGCGAGAAGGCGATGCGCGAACGCGGTCTGCACTTCGTCGGCGCGGGTATCTCCGGTGGCGAGGAGGGCGCGCTCAACGGTCCGTCGATCATGCCAGGGGGTCCCGCCGAGTCCTACAAGTCGCTCGGCCCGCTGCTGGAGGAGATCTCCGCGCACGTCGACGGGGTACCGTGCTGCACCCACATCGGCCCCGACGGCGCCGGTCACTTCGTCAAGATGGTGCACAACGGCATCGAGTACTCCGACATGCAGCTCATCGGCGAGGCCTACCAGCTGCTTCGCGACGGGCTCGGCAAGAGCGCCGCTGAGATCGCCGACGTGTTCGACAGCTGGAACTCCGGCGACCTCGACAGCTTCCTGGTCGAGATCACCGCGAAGGTGCTGCGCCAGACCGACGCCAAGACCGGCAAGCCGCTGGTCGACGTCATCCTCGACGAGGCCGAACAGAAGGGCACCGGTCGCTGGACCGTTAAGTCGGCCCTCGATCTGGGTGTACCGGTGACCGGCATCGCCGAGGCGGTGTTCGCGCGCGCGTTGTCGGGTTCGGTGGCCCAGCGGACGGCGACCACCGGGCTGGCCTCCGGTGACCTCGGTGACAAGCCGAGCAACGCAGAAGAGTTCACCGAGGACATCCGCCAGGCGCTGTACGCGTCGAAGATCATCGCCTACGCGCAGGGCTTCAACCAGATCCAAGCAGGCAGCGCTGAGTACGACTGGGACATCACCCCCGGCGACATGGCCACCATCTGGCGCGGGGGCTGCATCATCCGGGCCAAGTTCCTCAACCGGATCAAGGACGCCTTCGACGAGAACCCGGACCTGCCGAGCCTGATCGTCGCGCCGTATTTCCGCAGCGCGATCGAGTCGGCGGTCGACGGCTGGCGGCGCGTCGTGGTCACCGCGACCGAACTGGGCATCCCGATCCCCGGCTTCTCGTCGGCCCTGTCCTACTACGACGGACTGCGCCAGGAGCGCCTGCCCGCCGCGCTGACCCAGGGCCTGCGCGACTTCTTCGGCGCGCACACCTACGGCCGCATCGACGCCGACCGCGCCGAGCGCTTCCACACGCTGTGGAGCGGTGACCGCAGCGAGGTCAAGGCCTGAGACTCCTCCGGACTGACTCCCCCGGCGACAACTAGACTCGCCGGTGATGCGTTTCCTCGAGGGCCACCGGCCCGGCTACGACCTCACCTACAACGACGTGTTCATCGTTCCCGGACGATCCGACGTGCAGTCCCGGATGGACGTCGACCTGTCCACGTGCGACGGTTCGGGCACGACGATCCCCGTCGTGGTGGCGAACATGACCGCGGTCGCGGGACGGCGGATGGCCGAGACGGTGGCGCGCCGCGGCGGCCTGGTGGTACTGCCGCAGGATCTGCCGATCTCGGTGGTCCAACAGACCGTCGACTTCGTCAAGAGCCGCGACCTCGTCGTCGACACCCCCGTCGTGCTCTCCCCCGACGATTCGGTCTCGGACGCGACCGCGCTGATTCACAAGCGCGCGCACGGCGCCGCGGTGGTCGCGTTCGAGGGCCGGCCGATCGGCCTGGTCACCGAGGCCAGCTGTGTCGGCGTCGACCGCTTCACCCGCGTCCGCGACATCGCGTTCTCCGACTTCGTCACCGCGCCCGTCGGCACCGACCCGCGGAAGGTGTTCGACCTGCTCGAGCATGCGCCGATCGACGTCGCGGTGCTCACCGAGGCCGACGGCACCCTGTCCGGGGTGCTCACCCGTACCGGCGCCGTGCGCGCGGGCATCTACTCCCCCGCCGTCGACGCCGCGGGCCGGTTGCGCATCGCGGCCGCCCTCGGCATCAACGGCGACGTCGGGGCCAAGGCCCGCAGCCTCGCCGAAGCGGGCGTCGACCTGCTGGTGATCGACACCGCGCACGGCCACCAGGTCAGGATGCTCGAGGCGCTCAAGATCGTGAACTCGCTCGACCTCGGGCTGCCCATCGCGGCGGGCAATGTGGTCTCCGCCGAGGGCACCCGGGACCTGATCGGCGCGGGCGCGTCGATCGTCAAGGTCGGCGTCGGGCCCGGCGCCATGTGCACCACCCGCATGATGACCGGTGTGGGGCGACCGCAGTTGTCGGCCGTTGTCGAATGTGCCGATGCGGCAGAGCAGGTGGGCGGCCACGTCTGGGCCGACGGTGGCATCCGGCATCCCCGCGACGTCGCGCTGGCGCTGGCGGCCGGGGCGGCCAACGTGATGATCGGATCGTGGTTCGCCGGCACCTACGAGTCGCCGGGCGATCTGATGCGCGACCGCGACGACCAGCCGTTCAAGGAGAGTTACGGCATGGCGTCCAAGCGCGCCGTCGCCGCGCGCGCCGCCGCCGACAGCCCGTTCGACCAGGCGCGCAAGGCGCTGTTCGAAGAGGGCATCTCGACCTCGCGGATGGGCCTGGATCCCTCCCGCGGCGGGGTCGAGGACCTGCTCGACCACATCACCTCGGGGGTGCGCAGCACCTGTACCTACGTCGGCGCCGCGAGCCTGGCCGAACTGCACGACAAGGCGGTACTCGGGGTGCAGTCGGCCGCCGGATTCGCCGAGGGACACCCGCTGCCCACTGGTTGGTGAGTCCTTCGGCCCAGTGGGTAACCGCTACCATGATTTGTTCCCAAGTCCTCCACTCGAAAGGGGTCTCGTGCCGCAGGCACCCGTCGAGGCCTCGGATTCCGGGCGGGCGCTGACCGTCGAGCAGCCCGGCCACGAGCCCTCGGACGCCGAGCCCTCCTCTAGTCGGCCGGGCGCCCGGCCCGGCACCCCCCCGGCGGGAATGCGATGACCGCCGCGATGTCGCTGCTGTCGCTCCTGGCGATCGTGCTGCTGATCGCGGGCACCGCCGTATTCGTGGCCGCCGAGTTCTCGCTGACCGCGCTGGAGCGCAGCACCGTCGACGCCAATGCGCGCGGAGGCCACCGGCGCGACCAGATGGTCCAGCGGGCGCACCGCACGCTGTCGACCCAGCTCTCCGGCGCCCAGGTCGGCATCTCGATCACCACGCTGGCGACCGGTTTCCTCGCCGAGCCCGTCGTCGGCCGATTGATCCGCCCGGGTCTGGACGCGATCGGCCTGCCCGCGCAGTTCGCCACCGGCCTGGCGCTGGTGCTGGCCATCGTGATTGCGACGTCGCTGTCGATGGTGTTCGGCGAACTGGTGCCCAAGAACCTCGCGGTCGCCCGACCGGTGCCGACCGCGCGCTGGTCCGCCGGGCCGCAGCTGCTCTTCTCCGCGATGTTCACTCCGCTGATCCGGCTGACCAACGGTACGGCCAACATGATCCTGCGCCGGCTGGGCATCGAACCCGCCGAAGAGCTGCGATCGGCGCGCTCGCCGCAGGAGCTGGTGTCGTTGGTGCGCAGCTCCGCGCGCAGCGGCTCGCTGGACCCCGTCACCGCCGCTCTGGTGGACCGATCGCTGCAGTTCGGCGACCGGATCGCCGAGGAGTTCATGACCCCGCGCCAGAAGATCGAGGCGCTGGAAGCCGACGACACCGTCGCCGACCTGGTCAGGGCCGCCATCGAGACCGGTTACTCACGCTTTCCCATCATCCGCGGCGATCTGGACGAGACCGTCGGCATCGCTCACGTCAAGCAGGTCTTCGAGGTGCCGATGGGCGAGCGCGACACCACTCGACTGGCCTCACTGGCGCTGCCGATCGCCAAGGTGCCCTCCACGCTGGACGGCGACGCGGTGATGACGCAGATCCGGGCCAACGGGCTGCAGACCGCGCTGGTGGTCGACGAGTACGGCGGGACCGCGGGCATGGTCACCGTCGAGGATCTGATCGAGGAGATCGTCGGCGATGTCCGCGACGAACACGACGTCGAGCCGCCCGACGTGGTCCCCGCCGGACGTGGCTGGCAGCTGTCCGGGCTTCTGCGCATCGACGAGGTGGCCGACGCGACGCCGTTCCGTGCCGCCGAGGGCGACTACGAGACCATCGGCGGGCTGGTGCTCGAGACGCTCGGCCACATCCCCGAAGAGGGCGAGTCGGTGGAGCTCGACGCGTTCGACCCGGACGGTCCGCTGGAGGACCCCAACCGCTGGCTGGCCACGGTGCTGCGGATGGACGGCCGCCGCATCGACCTGCTCGAGCTGACGGAGCTGGGCCGCAGCGGAGATCACAAGGAGCGTGCCGATGGGTGATTACCTGGGCGTGCTGCTGACGGTGGTGCTGCTCGGGGTCAACGCGTTCTTCGTCGCTTCGGAGTTCGCGCTGATCTCGGCGCGCCGCGACCGGCTCGAAGCGCTGGCCGAACAGGGCAAGAAGAGCGCGGTGACCGTCATCCGCGCCGGGGAGAACCTGTCGCTGATGCTGGCGGGCGCGCAGCTGGGCATCACGATCTGCTCGATCCTGCTCGGCCGCGTCGGCGAACCGGCCGTCGCGCACCTGCTGGAGAAGCCGTTCCATGCGCTCGGCATCTCCGAGACGGTGCTGCACACGGTGTCGTTCATCGTCGCGCTGGGGATCGTGGTGACACTGCACGTGCTGCTCGGCGAGATGGTGCCCAAGAACATCGCGATCGCCGGGCCGGAGTCGACCGCAATGCTGCTGATCCCGACATACCTGGTCTGGATCCGGCTGGCGCGGCCGTTGATCTCGTTCTACAACTGGTGTGCCAACGTCACGCTGCGGCTGTTCCGCGTCGAACCGAAGGACGAACTCGACGTCACGGTGTCGACCGTCGAACTGTCCGAGATGATCGCCGAGTCGCTGTCCGAGGGGCTGCTGGATCCCGAGGAGCACGGCAGGCTCACCCGCGCGCTGCAGATCCGCGACCGTTCGGTCAACGACGTCGCGGTGCCGCTGAGCGAGATCAGGGCCGTCCCGGTCGCGCGCCAGGGCGCCGGGCCGACGGTCGGCGCGATCGAGGAGGCGCTGGGCGAGACCGGTTACTCGCGCTTCCCCATCACCGACGGCTCCGGCGGATATGTCGGCTACCTGCACATCAAGGACGTGCTGCCGCGTTTCGAGGACGTCGACGCGGTGCTGGACCTGGCGATGGTCCGGCCGCTGCCCAAGGTGCCGGCGTCGCTCCCGCTGCCAGACGCGTTGTCTCGGCTGCGGCGCAGCAACAGCCATCTGGCGCTGGTCACCGCGGCCGACGGCACGGTCACGGCGATGGTCGCGCTCGAAGACCTGGTCGAGGACCTGGTCGGCACGGTGCGCGACGGGACGCATCGTGTCTGAGCTGCTGTCTGAAGCCGAGTGGACGAGGCGGGAACGGATGCATCACGCCCGCGTCGACGCGTTCTGTTCATCCCATCTTCACCGGGCCCGGACGGGGCAGACGCATCCGGTGTGGGACTTCCTGTTCACCTACTACAGCCTGCGGCCGCGGCAGCTGCGAAGCTGGCACCCCGGGTTCGGCGTGACGCTGGCCGGCGAGTCCGCCCGGCCCCGGCTGAGCCGCACCGGGTACGGGTGGGACGGTGACGGAGTGGCGGTGACCGGCGACCATCTGCTGGCCCGCCTGCCGACCGTCCGGTTCGTCGCCGGGTTGCTGCGCGCGACGGCCGCCCGGCCGGCCCGGCTCAACTGCTTCGGCCTGCACGAGTGGGCGATGGTGTACCGCGCGGCGTCGCTGCGCCACGACTCGGTTCCGCTGCGGCTCGGCGCCGCAGGCACCGACGCCGTCGTCGAGTCGATGCCGCTGCGCTGCAGCCATTTCGACGCGTTCCGCTTCTTCACCGAACCGGCCG from Mycobacterium sp. IDR2000157661 harbors:
- the gndA gene encoding NADP-dependent phosphogluconate dehydrogenase, with product MTSSDASASATAQIGVTGLAVMGSNIARNFARHGYTVALHNRSIAKTDALLEQHGSDGEFVRTETIAQFLDALERPRRVLIMVKAGDPTDAVINELADAMEEGDIIIDGGNALYTDTIRREKAMRERGLHFVGAGISGGEEGALNGPSIMPGGPAESYKSLGPLLEEISAHVDGVPCCTHIGPDGAGHFVKMVHNGIEYSDMQLIGEAYQLLRDGLGKSAAEIADVFDSWNSGDLDSFLVEITAKVLRQTDAKTGKPLVDVILDEAEQKGTGRWTVKSALDLGVPVTGIAEAVFARALSGSVAQRTATTGLASGDLGDKPSNAEEFTEDIRQALYASKIIAYAQGFNQIQAGSAEYDWDITPGDMATIWRGGCIIRAKFLNRIKDAFDENPDLPSLIVAPYFRSAIESAVDGWRRVVVTATELGIPIPGFSSALSYYDGLRQERLPAALTQGLRDFFGAHTYGRIDADRAERFHTLWSGDRSEVKA
- a CDS encoding GuaB1 family IMP dehydrogenase-related protein, which produces MMRFLEGHRPGYDLTYNDVFIVPGRSDVQSRMDVDLSTCDGSGTTIPVVVANMTAVAGRRMAETVARRGGLVVLPQDLPISVVQQTVDFVKSRDLVVDTPVVLSPDDSVSDATALIHKRAHGAAVVAFEGRPIGLVTEASCVGVDRFTRVRDIAFSDFVTAPVGTDPRKVFDLLEHAPIDVAVLTEADGTLSGVLTRTGAVRAGIYSPAVDAAGRLRIAAALGINGDVGAKARSLAEAGVDLLVIDTAHGHQVRMLEALKIVNSLDLGLPIAAGNVVSAEGTRDLIGAGASIVKVGVGPGAMCTTRMMTGVGRPQLSAVVECADAAEQVGGHVWADGGIRHPRDVALALAAGAANVMIGSWFAGTYESPGDLMRDRDDQPFKESYGMASKRAVAARAAADSPFDQARKALFEEGISTSRMGLDPSRGGVEDLLDHITSGVRSTCTYVGAASLAELHDKAVLGVQSAAGFAEGHPLPTGW
- a CDS encoding hemolysin family protein, with the translated sequence MTAAMSLLSLLAIVLLIAGTAVFVAAEFSLTALERSTVDANARGGHRRDQMVQRAHRTLSTQLSGAQVGISITTLATGFLAEPVVGRLIRPGLDAIGLPAQFATGLALVLAIVIATSLSMVFGELVPKNLAVARPVPTARWSAGPQLLFSAMFTPLIRLTNGTANMILRRLGIEPAEELRSARSPQELVSLVRSSARSGSLDPVTAALVDRSLQFGDRIAEEFMTPRQKIEALEADDTVADLVRAAIETGYSRFPIIRGDLDETVGIAHVKQVFEVPMGERDTTRLASLALPIAKVPSTLDGDAVMTQIRANGLQTALVVDEYGGTAGMVTVEDLIEEIVGDVRDEHDVEPPDVVPAGRGWQLSGLLRIDEVADATPFRAAEGDYETIGGLVLETLGHIPEEGESVELDAFDPDGPLEDPNRWLATVLRMDGRRIDLLELTELGRSGDHKERADG
- a CDS encoding hemolysin family protein, translating into MGDYLGVLLTVVLLGVNAFFVASEFALISARRDRLEALAEQGKKSAVTVIRAGENLSLMLAGAQLGITICSILLGRVGEPAVAHLLEKPFHALGISETVLHTVSFIVALGIVVTLHVLLGEMVPKNIAIAGPESTAMLLIPTYLVWIRLARPLISFYNWCANVTLRLFRVEPKDELDVTVSTVELSEMIAESLSEGLLDPEEHGRLTRALQIRDRSVNDVAVPLSEIRAVPVARQGAGPTVGAIEEALGETGYSRFPITDGSGGYVGYLHIKDVLPRFEDVDAVLDLAMVRPLPKVPASLPLPDALSRLRRSNSHLALVTAADGTVTAMVALEDLVEDLVGTVRDGTHRV
- a CDS encoding 3-methyladenine DNA glycosylase — protein: MHHARVDAFCSSHLHRARTGQTHPVWDFLFTYYSLRPRQLRSWHPGFGVTLAGESARPRLSRTGYGWDGDGVAVTGDHLLARLPTVRFVAGLLRATAARPARLNCFGLHEWAMVYRAASLRHDSVPLRLGAAGTDAVVESMPLRCSHFDAFRFFTEPAARRNTEQLSRQRQRETEQPGCLHAAMDLYKWAFKLGPLVPSELVMDALALAADARALDMRASPYDLRDYGFEPIAIETPAGRAEYVRVQQQVAQRAAPLRSALADRCHLLLKTAGSTEPVTAG